The sequence CATTAATATCATCCAATGATTGGGTTGTAAGCCCTAAATCATCCCAATATTTAGCAAATAAATTACAAACCAAAATTATCATTGAAAATGATGCTGGACATTTTCTTGATAAAGAAGGTTATATTAAATTACCTGTCATGCTTAAAATTTTTAAACACATGCTTGAATAAATATAAGCTATAAATTTAATATTTAAATACTAGGTATTAAGTTACATCATTTAATGACTATAATGAAATTACGATTAACTACATTGGTAAATAGTACCAATGTAGTTAATTTCAAGAGGGAAAAGTATGATGTTCAGTACTTCTAACGTATTAACTTATTGAAATTCAATTTAGGTTCAATAAACCAGCGAATAGTTGAATTTAAAGTTAATAAAAGACAAATACTAATGGTTGATAGTGTTAGTAATATTATTACTAATAAACTATATTCCACATGAAAATAAGTTAAGGTTTGTAAGAAAATAAAACAAATAATAGGATGGATTAAATAAATACCTAAAGCATTGTTTGATACTTTAGCATACTTATCAGTGGATAAAGCAAAATAAATAATGCTAGAACCTAACACTATACTGATAAAGAATTTTAAAATATAAATAACAAAAAAAGATGATAAAAAAGTGGCATTAGTGAAGTTTATAATTACTCTATTAATGCTTTCCTCATGATAGAGCACGGATATAGCTAAAGTTGTGGTGATTAAAATCATTAAGAAGGATTTTTTTCTAAGTAAGGATATTTTTTCATTATTAATGAAATAAGCCATTATAAAAAATGGAAAATAGATAATAATAGAGAAGAATTTTGATAAATTCATTAAATGATTATTTGTTAAATAAGAAAGGATTAATGATGCTATCAAAATGAAAAATAGTATTAAATTATTAAATTTTAATTTTGGTGGTAATAATAAAAAAAAAGCTTGCCAAACCGGAATGGCCAAAAAAAACCATACTCCATTTTGAGGCTCCAAAATATAAAGCTTTAAACTTAATTGGTCTGAAAAATAGAGTGGAATTGCATCAACCGTTTGAAATGTTAAGTAAATTATAAAAGATGGAAGTAAACTAAGCTTCAATGACTTCCATGTAGTATTCTTCGTTACGAATGCAACAATAAATACGAACATAGGAATCAATGTTAAATTGAAAATATCAATAAGAAGCCAGACTTTATTTTTATCAGCTAAATTTAAGTAGAAATTAAAAACAATAAAAGAACTCAATATGAGCTTCAAAGTAGGCCAATATGGTTGGGTATTTGATTCAGGCTTGATTTGCTGTTTCATATGGACGCTCTATATAGAAATTAGCTCATTGTACCGCATTGATATGCTTATTTGAAATGGATTCATTAGAATTAATTAAGAAATAGTTTTAACTTATTTTGAATAAGTATTAGTTCTATGAGTTCAACTTTCGATTACTGTAACGGGGGTTTTCTATTGATTAAATCCAGATCTACCATAAATGAGGATATGTGCATGAGAAAATTAACGGATGTGACCTACGGAATGGCTGGCTTAACGGCTTTTTTCACGTTGGTTCTTTAAGCGCGAGATCTTTTCGTTCTATTTATCAAGTGGTTCTCGTTTTTTCTTAAGCAATGTGCGAACGTTCATCTCAAATATCACAAATCATTGGCCTCTAATAAGTGCAAGCAGTAATGACATTATTGATATAACGATGTTATTTATTAGCAGTATTGCAGTAAAATTAAGGCGTTGATGAGTTATTTTTTGTTGCTCAGTGGTGAGGGGATGATAATAGTTAGTAGTAGCCATTGAATGTTTGCATATCTCAATAATTTAATTTAAGTTGAATAATTCTCTTAACTAACTAAAATATTTAGATTAAATGTAATTTTAATTGAAATTTATATATGTTTGGTAATCAAAAAGAAAACAAAAAGCTAAGCGATGATGCTGAACTAGATAAAATAGAAAAAATATCTAGTACATTACTTGATATAGTGGTTGGTATATCACTAGTTTTTATTGCAACCATCGTTGTCTTTATTATCGCTTTCACTTACTTTACTTAAAATGAAATACCAACAAAACCTACTAGTGGTTAGGATACTGCTGCCTGTGCAGTATCTAGCAAGTCCGATTGGGCTTCTTATGAGTCTTTCTTTCATCAAGCGCATTATCACTACACAACAGGTAAAGTTTTAGATTATATATTCAACCCAATGCTGGACAGATCTCAAATTTGCCCGAATATTATTCAAATAAAGCGATAGCAGGGTTTGCTAGTTGCCATAATAATCGCTGTATGGGGTCAATAATAGGCAATTAATTGATTAAAATCTAATTTTATAAATTGGATAAATCCCATTAGAATTTCAGGTGGATTTTTTTAAATTAAAGAAGAGTAAAATAATACTCCATAAACGCTAACTTAATGATATTTAGGAGACTATATGAAATTTTTATTTAAAAATATTTTTCTTGCAGTAGGTATTTTGTCTTCTAGTTTTGTTATGGCAGATAATGCTGATGAGATAACGAAAATTTCTTATGTATGTGAAAATAATAAAGTAATGGACGTTATCTATATAAATACAGCCAAAGATAGCTATGCGATCATTAATCAAATGGATGAAATGATCCCAATGAAGATTATGAAAATGGCCTCTGGTGCAAATTATGAGGCGATGAATAAAAATTACACCTACAAGCTTTACACTAAAGGTGATAATGCCGAGTTAGTTGAAGGTA comes from Proteus vulgaris and encodes:
- a CDS encoding c-type lysozyme inhibitor; amino-acid sequence: MKFLFKNIFLAVGILSSSFVMADNADEITKISYVCENNKVMDVIYINTAKDSYAIINQMDEMIPMKIMKMASGANYEAMNKNYTYKLYTKGDNAELVEGKDIPVLSDCKAG
- a CDS encoding acetyltransferase, with translation MKQQIKPESNTQPYWPTLKLILSSFIVFNFYLNLADKNKVWLLIDIFNLTLIPMFVFIVAFVTKNTTWKSLKLSLLPSFIIYLTFQTVDAIPLYFSDQLSLKLYILEPQNGVWFFLAIPVWQAFFLLLPPKLKFNNLILFFILIASLILSYLTNNHLMNLSKFFSIIIYFPFFIMAYFINNEKISLLRKKSFLMILITTTLAISVLYHEESINRVIINFTNATFLSSFFVIYILKFFISIVLGSSIIYFALSTDKYAKVSNNALGIYLIHPIICFIFLQTLTYFHVEYSLLVIILLTLSTISICLLLTLNSTIRWFIEPKLNFNKLIR